A window from Vulcanimicrobium alpinum encodes these proteins:
- the panC gene encoding pantoate--beta-alanine ligase — protein sequence MHIARTPADVRSVLAAAERPVGLVPTMGALHAGHLALVERARAGNATVVTSVFVNPMQFGPNEDFERYPRAFDNDVATLRAAGVDLVYAPDVATMYPPGFSTSVEPGDVGSRYEGALRPGHFRGVATVCVKLFSTVDPERAYFGAKDAQQVAVLQRVIADLNLGLELVVAPTVREADGLALSSRNIYLDDSQRAAAPALHHALDAIVASVRAGETDRARIVARARGELREPLREAYLDVVDPRTFAAADPVRPPALAIGSVWAGATRLIDNEPILPADGER from the coding sequence GTGCACATCGCCCGCACCCCGGCTGACGTCCGATCGGTCTTGGCTGCCGCCGAGCGTCCGGTGGGTCTCGTACCCACGATGGGAGCGCTTCACGCGGGACACCTCGCGCTCGTCGAGCGGGCGCGCGCGGGAAATGCGACCGTCGTCACGTCGGTCTTCGTGAACCCGATGCAGTTCGGCCCGAACGAAGACTTCGAACGGTACCCGCGTGCGTTCGACAACGACGTCGCGACGTTGCGCGCGGCGGGCGTCGATCTCGTCTACGCGCCCGATGTCGCGACGATGTATCCGCCGGGGTTCTCGACGTCGGTCGAGCCCGGCGACGTCGGCAGCCGCTACGAAGGCGCGCTGCGCCCGGGGCATTTCCGCGGCGTCGCGACGGTGTGCGTGAAGCTGTTCTCGACCGTCGACCCCGAGCGCGCCTACTTCGGCGCCAAGGACGCGCAGCAGGTCGCGGTGCTGCAGCGCGTGATCGCCGACTTGAATCTGGGGCTGGAACTCGTGGTCGCGCCGACCGTGCGCGAAGCCGACGGCCTCGCTCTCTCGAGCCGCAACATCTATCTCGACGATTCGCAGCGCGCCGCCGCGCCGGCCCTCCACCACGCGCTCGACGCGATCGTCGCGTCGGTGCGCGCCGGCGAGACCGACCGCGCGCGGATCGTCGCCCGCGCGCGCGGCGAACTGCGTGAACCGCTGCGCGAAGCGTATCTCGACGTCGTCGACCCCCGCACGTTTGCGGCCGCCGATCCGGTCCGTCCGCCGGCGCTCGCGATCGGCAGCGTCTGGGCCGGCGCGACGCGACTGATCGACAACGAACCGATCCTTCCGGCGGACGGCGAGCGGTGA
- a CDS encoding LysM peptidoglycan-binding domain-containing protein, with translation MALYPIKRAKPTLMPLVVLAGLSLAVTVPALSSTVHAAPPVTYTNATVRSGDTLWSLAERSTTSGADVQATVDQIIAANHLANANLSVGQQLRIPH, from the coding sequence ATGGCACTCTACCCAATCAAACGAGCGAAACCGACCCTCATGCCGCTGGTGGTGCTGGCCGGCCTGAGCCTGGCGGTGACGGTCCCGGCTCTCTCGAGCACGGTCCACGCCGCACCTCCGGTGACGTACACGAACGCCACGGTCCGCTCCGGCGACACCCTCTGGTCCCTCGCGGAACGCAGCACCACATCCGGTGCCGACGTCCAAGCGACGGTCGACCAAATCATCGCCGCCAACCACCTCGCCAACGCCAACCTCAGCGTCGGCCAACAACTCCGCATCCCCCACTAA
- the lexA gene encoding transcriptional repressor LexA, with amino-acid sequence MAERATTEKQQRILEVIRDFTSERGYPPSVREIGERVGLSSSSTVQSHLKTLERHGFLKRDPTKPRALVASRSGDEPPAVESVTLPVVGRVAAGVPITATENLEDHFVLPAAWAPRRGGFMLRVKGDSMIDAAILDGDLIVVEPQPTASNGEIVVAMIDGEATVKRFFREDGRIRLQPENSAMAPIYADDVSIVGRVEAVIRKL; translated from the coding sequence ATGGCCGAGCGGGCCACGACCGAGAAGCAGCAGCGAATCCTCGAAGTGATCCGCGACTTCACGAGCGAGCGCGGGTACCCGCCGTCGGTCCGCGAGATCGGCGAACGGGTGGGGCTCTCGTCGTCCTCGACGGTGCAGTCGCATCTCAAGACGCTCGAGCGCCACGGGTTTCTCAAACGCGATCCCACCAAGCCGCGCGCGCTGGTCGCGTCGCGCAGCGGCGACGAGCCCCCGGCGGTCGAATCGGTCACGCTCCCGGTCGTCGGGCGGGTCGCCGCCGGCGTTCCCATCACCGCGACCGAGAATCTCGAAGACCACTTCGTCCTTCCGGCGGCGTGGGCGCCGCGGCGCGGCGGCTTCATGCTGCGCGTGAAAGGCGACTCGATGATCGACGCGGCGATCCTCGACGGCGACCTCATCGTCGTCGAACCGCAGCCGACGGCGAGCAACGGCGAGATCGTCGTCGCGATGATCGACGGCGAAGCAACCGTGAAGCGGTTCTTCCGCGAAGACGGCCGGATCCGGCTCCAGCCGGAAAACTCGGCTATGGCGCCAATCTACGCCGACGATGTCTCCATCGTCGGCCGCGTCGAAGCCGTCATCCGCAAGCTCTGA
- the sucD gene encoding succinate--CoA ligase subunit alpha, with protein MAIFLDKNSKVIVQGITGREGAFHTQRMLAYGTKIVGGVTPGKGGTTIESGQPVFDTVKDAVDATGATHSIIFVPPFAGADALWEAHDAGIQLAVCITEGIPAHDMLRVVATTPGMRIVGGNCPGLISPGKSLVGIMPGHVFKEGNVGMISRSGTLTYEIVDGLTRAGLGQSTCVGIGGDPIIGTTFVDCLRAFAGDPETHAIVVSGEIGGSDEEDAAAFIKDHLPDKPVVAFIGGRSAPKGKRLGHAGAIISGNTGTPESKVKAFTEGGVPVADRPSQIPALLAERMKPIPV; from the coding sequence GTGGCGATCTTTCTCGACAAGAACTCCAAGGTGATCGTGCAGGGAATCACCGGACGCGAAGGCGCGTTCCACACGCAGCGCATGCTGGCGTACGGAACGAAGATCGTCGGCGGCGTGACGCCGGGCAAGGGCGGGACGACGATCGAAAGCGGTCAACCCGTCTTCGACACGGTCAAGGACGCGGTCGACGCGACCGGCGCGACGCATTCGATCATCTTCGTGCCGCCGTTCGCCGGCGCCGACGCGCTGTGGGAAGCGCACGACGCGGGAATTCAGCTCGCGGTGTGCATCACCGAAGGAATTCCGGCGCACGACATGCTGCGCGTCGTCGCGACGACGCCGGGGATGCGGATCGTCGGCGGCAACTGCCCGGGGCTCATCTCGCCTGGCAAGTCGCTGGTCGGGATCATGCCGGGCCACGTGTTCAAAGAGGGAAACGTCGGGATGATCTCCCGCTCCGGGACCCTGACCTACGAGATCGTCGACGGCCTGACGCGCGCCGGCCTCGGGCAGTCGACTTGCGTCGGGATCGGCGGCGATCCGATCATCGGCACCACCTTCGTCGACTGCCTGCGGGCGTTCGCGGGCGATCCCGAGACGCACGCGATCGTCGTCTCAGGCGAGATCGGCGGGTCCGACGAAGAAGACGCGGCGGCTTTCATCAAGGACCATTTGCCGGACAAACCGGTGGTTGCATTCATCGGCGGCCGGTCGGCCCCGAAAGGAAAGCGGCTCGGCCACGCCGGCGCGATCATCTCGGGCAACACCGGCACGCCCGAGTCGAAGGTGAAGGCGTTCACCGAAGGCGGCGTCCCCGTCGCCGATCGTCCCTCGCAGATCCCGGCGCTGCTTGCCGAGCGGATGAAACCGATCCCCGTCTGA
- the sucC gene encoding ADP-forming succinate--CoA ligase subunit beta, with protein MKLMEYQGKDLFRRVGIPTPNGVYATSAAEVRDYIAAHPGSWVLKSQVMMGGRGKAGGIKFADDAATGETLARELIGKVLKSIQNPEGEEVRSLLVEEKVAIASEAYVSITIDRATKKPVVIVTSQGGMDVEEVAEAHPEAISKYWIDPAAGYSPFIGRQLAFAAKLPVGYRKAFPGLLGALYTLFMDYGANLVEINPLVLTKDGRVIASDAKVDLDDNGLYKHPDVADWNKKQPADADQAAAVAIGLGMSNYARFDDEPGAAPKNVGTIANGAGLGMGTMDAVKNAGGGAANFLDIGGGAQAELVKKSYELVTSDPRVTAMFINIFGGITRGDQVAKGIVEALAGGDVRKVPLVIRLTGTNADEGRKILADAGFVPVETMDEGAAKVVALANGAN; from the coding sequence ATGAAGTTGATGGAATATCAGGGCAAGGACCTGTTCCGGCGCGTCGGCATCCCGACCCCGAACGGCGTCTACGCCACCAGCGCTGCCGAGGTGCGCGACTACATCGCCGCGCATCCGGGATCGTGGGTGCTCAAGAGTCAGGTGATGATGGGCGGCCGCGGCAAAGCCGGCGGGATCAAGTTCGCCGACGACGCCGCGACTGGCGAGACGCTTGCGCGCGAACTGATCGGTAAGGTCCTCAAGTCCATTCAGAATCCCGAAGGCGAGGAAGTCCGCTCGCTGCTGGTCGAGGAGAAAGTCGCCATCGCGAGCGAGGCGTACGTCTCGATCACGATCGATCGCGCGACGAAGAAGCCCGTCGTCATCGTCACCTCGCAGGGCGGGATGGACGTCGAAGAAGTGGCGGAAGCGCATCCCGAAGCGATCTCCAAGTACTGGATCGATCCGGCGGCGGGATACTCGCCGTTCATCGGCCGTCAGCTCGCGTTCGCCGCGAAACTTCCCGTCGGCTATCGAAAGGCGTTTCCCGGATTGCTCGGTGCCCTCTACACGCTCTTCATGGACTACGGCGCGAACCTCGTCGAGATCAACCCGCTGGTGCTGACGAAAGACGGCCGCGTGATCGCGTCCGACGCGAAGGTCGATCTCGACGACAACGGCCTCTACAAACATCCCGACGTCGCCGACTGGAACAAGAAACAGCCGGCTGATGCCGACCAGGCGGCGGCGGTCGCGATCGGTCTTGGAATGTCGAACTACGCGCGCTTCGACGACGAACCCGGTGCGGCACCGAAGAACGTCGGCACGATCGCGAACGGCGCTGGCCTGGGGATGGGGACGATGGACGCGGTGAAGAACGCCGGCGGCGGCGCCGCGAACTTCCTCGACATCGGCGGCGGCGCGCAAGCCGAGCTGGTGAAGAAGAGCTACGAACTCGTCACCTCCGATCCGCGCGTCACGGCGATGTTCATCAACATCTTCGGCGGGATCACGCGCGGCGATCAGGTCGCGAAAGGGATCGTCGAAGCGCTCGCAGGCGGCGACGTCCGCAAGGTGCCGCTGGTGATCCGTCTGACGGGCACCAACGCCGACGAGGGCCGCAAGATCCTCGCCGATGCCGGTTTCGTGCCGGTCGAAACGATGGACGAAGGCGCGGCCAAAGTCGTCGCGCTTGCGAACGGAGCGAACTGA
- a CDS encoding thiol-disulfide oxidoreductase DCC family protein: MNGAPPDARAVVLFDGMCNLCSGAVRFIAANDPGGTFAFASLQSARATELLAATGGPPHDPSVVLLAYGRRYEGSDAALHIALGLRFPWPLAFGFILVPRTLRDRVYGWIAANRYRWFGRRDACAVPPSPGGRVNPAR, from the coding sequence TTGAACGGCGCGCCGCCCGACGCGCGCGCCGTCGTGCTGTTCGACGGCATGTGCAATCTGTGCAGCGGGGCGGTGCGCTTCATCGCCGCGAACGATCCCGGCGGCACGTTTGCGTTCGCGTCGCTGCAGTCGGCGCGAGCGACGGAACTCCTCGCCGCAACCGGCGGCCCGCCGCACGATCCGTCGGTGGTTCTGCTCGCGTACGGAAGGCGCTACGAAGGGAGCGACGCGGCACTGCACATCGCGCTCGGCCTGCGCTTTCCGTGGCCGCTCGCGTTCGGCTTCATCCTTGTTCCGCGCACCCTGCGCGATCGCGTCTACGGATGGATCGCCGCGAATCGCTACCGCTGGTTCGGCAGACGCGACGCGTGCGCCGTTCCCCCTAGTCCAGGCGGCCGAGTGAATCCCGCGCGATGA
- a CDS encoding methionine gamma-lyase family protein, with translation MIDALLDGIALAPRVRDAAVRAAPWLERRDPRAVAVRARVLRAFLDEGIAESDLAGTTGYGYDDAARERYESLLARCFRAERVLARLSIVSGTHAIVAGLDALVAPGATLLAANGAPYDTLRHAIATAPYSLVSRGVRYAEVARTGAGETDLDALRDAVRAQRPAVVFVQRSRGYAVRRSLTIDAIAATIDVVRGAHREAVVFVDNCYGELVEEREPLEAGADLIAGSLIKNIGGGLAPTGGYLAGRADLIERIAARVFAPGIGAGLGPTLGFGRALVQGLFYAPLVVAETLRGLDFAAALFAELGCAVDPIPGDLRTDIVQAIRLGDRERLIAFARGLQRAMPVNARFAPEPGPVPGYVDPVIMSSGSFVSGATIDLSCDAPLRPPFEVYLQGGITAEHAVLGAVFAAQAVYEAGGFSSPMKP, from the coding sequence GTGATCGACGCGCTCCTCGACGGCATCGCGCTCGCTCCCCGCGTGCGCGACGCCGCCGTGCGCGCCGCACCGTGGCTGGAGCGCCGCGATCCGCGCGCCGTCGCGGTGCGCGCGCGCGTGCTGCGCGCGTTCCTCGACGAGGGGATCGCGGAGTCCGACCTCGCCGGCACCACCGGCTACGGCTACGACGACGCCGCGCGCGAGCGGTACGAGTCGCTGCTGGCGCGCTGCTTCCGCGCCGAGCGTGTGCTGGCGCGGCTCTCGATCGTCAGCGGAACGCACGCGATCGTCGCCGGACTCGACGCTCTCGTCGCGCCCGGCGCAACGCTGCTCGCCGCCAACGGCGCACCCTACGACACGTTGCGCCACGCGATCGCGACCGCGCCGTACTCGCTGGTCTCACGCGGCGTGCGCTACGCCGAGGTCGCGCGGACCGGCGCGGGCGAGACCGACCTCGACGCGCTGCGCGACGCGGTGCGCGCGCAGCGCCCGGCGGTCGTCTTCGTCCAGCGCTCGCGCGGCTACGCCGTGCGGCGCTCGCTCACGATCGACGCGATCGCGGCCACCATCGACGTGGTGCGCGGCGCGCATCGCGAGGCCGTGGTGTTCGTCGACAACTGTTACGGCGAACTGGTCGAAGAACGCGAACCGCTCGAAGCGGGCGCCGACTTGATCGCGGGTTCGCTCATCAAGAATATCGGAGGCGGTCTCGCCCCGACCGGCGGCTACCTCGCCGGCCGCGCCGATCTCATCGAACGGATCGCGGCGCGCGTCTTCGCGCCCGGAATCGGCGCCGGTCTCGGCCCGACGCTGGGATTCGGCCGGGCGCTCGTGCAGGGGCTGTTCTACGCGCCGCTGGTCGTCGCCGAGACGCTGCGCGGCCTCGACTTCGCCGCCGCGCTGTTCGCCGAGCTGGGCTGCGCCGTCGATCCGATCCCGGGCGACCTGCGCACCGACATCGTGCAGGCGATTCGCCTCGGCGACCGCGAGCGGCTGATCGCCTTCGCTCGCGGTCTCCAGCGCGCAATGCCTGTCAACGCGCGCTTCGCACCCGAGCCCGGGCCGGTGCCCGGCTACGTCGATCCGGTCATCATGTCGAGCGGCTCGTTCGTCAGCGGCGCGACGATCGATCTCTCGTGCGATGCGCCCCTGCGGCCGCCGTTCGAGGTGTATCTTCAGGGCGGAATTACCGCCGAGCACGCGGTTCTCGGCGCCGTCTTCGCGGCCCAGGCGGTCTACGAGGCCGGCGGCTTCTCCTCGCCCATGAAGCCGTAG
- a CDS encoding PTS transporter subunit EIIC, with amino-acid sequence MSPSSAASKPSSASSEPADELTYPLPAGDGVVARLERAVAPYAQRFADAPAVNALRETLPVAFIAVVLYLLTQVFPLNGWENVAERLRAGIEPAFALASIVMTLALSYRLAVRLKYAEAPMVGISFVVFWIVMPPAAVRAFLFFALSRGKSGWGAFATTLGVSGLFTAIVVCLATAGALALGRRRFGPYKGDVIGGLAIYAVSGLLFVLHVSLAGALAALIAPLATLGDSFVALALITVIEAALWLVGIHGPALLAALVLPVYLSLQAANTAAHGHHAPIPHIVVVSTFLFVFPGGAGATLPLVALLLRSRVPRLKKIAWASILPSLCGINEPVIFGLPLAYNPVLAVPFVVAPLVLSITTYAAMALGLAGKPVFYIPSGVPTFANVFLATLDWRAVVLLAVNLAIAGAIWLPFVRVYERTVARADSA; translated from the coding sequence ATGTCTCCATCGTCGGCCGCGTCGAAGCCGTCATCCGCAAGCTCTGAGCCCGCCGACGAACTGACCTATCCGCTTCCGGCCGGCGACGGCGTCGTCGCCCGGCTGGAACGCGCGGTCGCGCCGTACGCGCAGCGTTTCGCCGATGCACCCGCGGTGAACGCGCTGCGCGAGACGCTGCCGGTCGCGTTCATCGCCGTCGTGCTCTACCTGCTCACGCAAGTGTTTCCGCTCAACGGCTGGGAGAACGTCGCGGAACGGCTGCGCGCCGGGATCGAGCCGGCGTTCGCGCTCGCGTCGATCGTGATGACGCTCGCGCTCTCGTACCGTCTCGCGGTGCGCTTGAAGTACGCCGAAGCGCCGATGGTCGGAATCTCGTTCGTCGTGTTCTGGATCGTCATGCCGCCCGCCGCCGTGCGGGCGTTTCTGTTCTTCGCGCTCTCGCGCGGAAAGAGCGGCTGGGGCGCGTTCGCGACGACGCTCGGCGTGAGCGGGCTCTTCACCGCGATCGTCGTGTGTCTGGCGACGGCCGGGGCGCTTGCGCTCGGACGCCGGCGTTTCGGTCCCTACAAGGGCGACGTGATCGGCGGTCTGGCGATCTACGCCGTCTCGGGGCTGCTCTTCGTCCTGCACGTCTCGCTCGCAGGCGCGCTGGCGGCGCTGATCGCGCCGCTGGCGACGCTCGGCGACAGCTTCGTCGCGCTCGCGCTCATCACGGTGATCGAAGCGGCGCTGTGGCTCGTCGGGATCCACGGGCCGGCGCTGCTCGCTGCGCTGGTCCTCCCCGTCTACCTGAGCCTGCAGGCGGCGAACACGGCGGCGCACGGCCACCACGCGCCGATCCCGCACATCGTCGTCGTCTCGACGTTTCTGTTCGTCTTTCCCGGCGGCGCCGGCGCGACGCTCCCGCTCGTCGCGCTGCTGCTGCGCAGCCGCGTTCCGCGGTTGAAGAAGATCGCGTGGGCGTCGATCCTGCCGTCGCTGTGCGGGATCAACGAGCCGGTCATCTTCGGACTCCCGCTCGCGTACAATCCGGTGCTGGCGGTGCCGTTCGTCGTCGCACCGCTCGTGCTCTCGATCACGACCTACGCGGCGATGGCGCTCGGTCTCGCCGGCAAGCCGGTGTTCTACATCCCCTCCGGCGTCCCGACGTTCGCGAACGTCTTCCTCGCCACGCTCGACTGGCGCGCCGTGGTGCTGCTCGCGGTCAATCTCGCGATCGCCGGGGCGATCTGGCTCCCGTTCGTGCGCGTCTACGAACGCACCGTCGCACGCGCGGACTCGGCGTGA
- a CDS encoding FHA domain-containing protein — protein MYVLEVMSGPLDGKTWAFEREITIGRDDAVATACITIDRYISRKHARLYEEPDGFLRLADLASRNGTRVAGRPLDAPEAIDVGQAFVVGRTTLRVLRG, from the coding sequence ATGTACGTCCTCGAGGTGATGAGCGGCCCGCTCGACGGGAAAACTTGGGCTTTCGAGCGGGAGATCACCATCGGCCGTGATGACGCGGTGGCCACCGCCTGCATTACCATCGACAGGTATATTTCCCGCAAACACGCCCGACTCTATGAAGAACCCGACGGCTTCTTACGTTTGGCCGATCTCGCCAGCCGGAACGGGACCCGCGTCGCCGGCCGGCCGCTGGACGCGCCCGAAGCGATCGACGTCGGTCAAGCCTTCGTTGTGGGCCGCACGACGCTCCGTGTCCTGCGCGGCTGA
- a CDS encoding TonB-dependent receptor domain-containing protein produces MAIPHSVRRGIVAVLLLVAFVLQGTTSVLAGTTGSLSGTVVDSQSQKPIGGASVTASSPSQSATTKTDATGHFSFLSLAPDTYSVSVAGTGTYDASTVNGVTIQADTAQSISLSQTSKLKVIGTVASRAASALVKPGTTADVYSVSPTTQDKASAFGGGGTLNSAFSALTTVPGVYVAPNQNGYIGAGATLSIRGGDYDQIGYELDGVPVNRAFDNYPSGPASSLGQQELQVYTGAPAANAEANGISGYINQVIRTGTAPATRNLTLGIGSPTMYNKIAFEAGGANPSRTFSYYLGAGAYNQNYRYYDQFNGAALQQNYGAPLAQCASATTAPSCNGGPGVDYTNGGTTPAYVLGNYVADSVAEVRDRDTVANFHFGLPRKDGNRDDIQILYDNNFIDNLSYTSTNDQGGAAYLDAIGVGVPAYIDAYQSSLKTGTLLPVTFTGGGTSAYLFPQSPNGRLNGIQNCSLATNTLSNGCIEPNRRDAFVNNQGIVKAQYQHNFGTNAFLRVYGYTYYSDWLQTGPQSSFQNYLGFVPADYELHSHTRGVSAQFTDQLNSQHLLSIQGSYTTSNTLRDNNQQYINGLYGPNSRNRYTVIGGLVDSSNPGNGICYSQTAVAGVHAAVNCYNGSGSNLNSKNTGFFTLQQALAGTVPAASGTCGTGPCQYLVLNNGQYATYNTVTPKFTAASITDNWKPSDRINISLGLRYDQFQFNGSDTTNGGLARQFYYAAWNQQFPTAQQFNVSAQTFTYNELEPRFGITYTVDPRTVLRASYGRYAEAPNSAFEQYNFLQSSAPINLKNFVLNGIGNTPGHGDVIKPSVANNYDFSFEHQFKGDTSIKLTPFLRKTQDQIQQFYLDQKTNFVSGVNVGAQTSQGFEFELDKGDFSRNGLAAKLSFAYTNSYITYKRLKNGVGVIDGFNTAISAYNGFTKAGGGAPCYTTAGAADTACAAGSIANPYYNAPIQPLMDVNGKYATYDTFPGGVGAGGYTQYGAPYVGTLLVQYKRGPLAITPALQYTGGVRYGVPLSNQGIDPTSCGAGLASSVAGDPRYPYGAVGGSPFDATNCGTLAAIPNVYTGRFDNVGAFVAPSNLLLHTQITYDVNKRVTLVGNFANILNTCFGGTKVPFSVNKACGYTATYGAGSGPVPFGNAYNPGNALQPFLRTPYDPTFSGFPFNMYFEARIKI; encoded by the coding sequence ATGGCTATTCCTCATTCGGTGAGGCGCGGCATCGTCGCGGTTCTGTTGCTCGTTGCGTTCGTACTCCAGGGAACGACAAGCGTTCTGGCAGGTACGACCGGTTCGCTCAGCGGCACCGTCGTCGATTCGCAATCGCAAAAGCCGATCGGCGGCGCAAGCGTCACCGCGTCGAGCCCCTCGCAGTCGGCAACGACCAAGACCGACGCGACCGGCCATTTCTCGTTTCTCTCGCTCGCGCCCGACACGTATTCGGTTAGCGTTGCGGGGACGGGAACGTACGACGCGTCGACCGTCAACGGCGTCACGATTCAGGCCGACACCGCGCAGAGCATCAGCCTCTCGCAGACGTCGAAACTCAAAGTGATCGGTACCGTCGCCTCGCGCGCCGCTTCGGCGCTCGTGAAGCCCGGTACGACCGCGGACGTCTACTCCGTGAGCCCGACGACGCAGGATAAGGCCTCCGCGTTCGGAGGCGGCGGCACGCTCAACAGCGCGTTTTCGGCGCTGACGACCGTCCCCGGCGTCTACGTCGCGCCCAACCAGAACGGGTACATTGGCGCGGGAGCAACGCTCTCGATTCGCGGCGGCGACTACGACCAGATCGGTTACGAACTCGACGGCGTCCCCGTCAACCGCGCGTTCGACAATTACCCCTCGGGGCCGGCGTCGTCGCTCGGCCAGCAGGAGCTCCAGGTGTACACCGGCGCCCCCGCTGCGAACGCGGAAGCCAACGGCATCTCCGGCTACATCAACCAGGTCATTCGCACCGGTACCGCGCCCGCGACGCGCAACCTGACGCTGGGCATCGGCTCGCCGACGATGTATAACAAGATTGCGTTCGAAGCCGGCGGTGCGAACCCGTCGCGAACGTTTTCGTATTACCTCGGCGCGGGCGCGTACAACCAGAACTATCGTTACTACGACCAGTTCAACGGTGCCGCTCTGCAGCAGAACTACGGCGCACCGCTGGCGCAATGCGCCAGCGCGACCACCGCCCCGTCGTGCAACGGCGGACCGGGCGTCGACTACACCAACGGCGGCACGACGCCTGCCTACGTTCTCGGCAACTATGTCGCCGATTCGGTCGCCGAAGTTCGGGATCGCGACACGGTCGCGAACTTCCATTTCGGGTTGCCGCGTAAAGACGGCAACCGCGACGACATTCAGATCCTGTACGACAACAACTTCATCGACAATTTGTCGTACACGTCGACCAACGACCAGGGCGGTGCCGCATATCTGGACGCAATCGGCGTCGGCGTGCCGGCGTATATTGATGCGTATCAGTCGTCGCTCAAGACCGGGACGCTGCTTCCGGTCACGTTCACGGGCGGCGGTACGAGCGCGTACCTCTTCCCTCAGTCGCCCAACGGCCGTCTCAATGGGATCCAGAACTGCTCGCTCGCCACGAATACCCTTTCGAATGGATGCATCGAGCCCAACCGGCGCGACGCGTTCGTGAACAATCAGGGGATCGTGAAGGCGCAGTACCAGCACAACTTTGGAACGAACGCGTTTCTGCGCGTCTACGGCTACACGTACTACTCGGACTGGCTGCAGACCGGGCCGCAGTCGTCGTTCCAGAACTACCTCGGCTTCGTGCCGGCTGACTACGAACTGCACAGCCACACGCGCGGCGTGAGCGCGCAGTTCACCGACCAGCTGAACTCGCAGCACTTGCTGTCGATTCAGGGTTCGTACACCACCTCGAACACGTTGCGTGATAACAATCAGCAGTACATCAATGGTCTGTACGGCCCGAATAGCCGCAACCGCTACACGGTGATCGGCGGGCTCGTCGATTCGTCGAACCCCGGCAACGGCATCTGCTATAGCCAGACCGCCGTCGCCGGCGTCCACGCCGCCGTCAACTGCTACAACGGCAGCGGCAGCAACCTCAACAGCAAGAACACGGGCTTCTTCACATTGCAGCAGGCGCTCGCGGGAACGGTTCCCGCGGCAAGCGGCACGTGCGGCACAGGTCCGTGTCAATATCTCGTGCTCAACAACGGGCAGTACGCGACGTACAACACCGTGACCCCGAAGTTCACGGCCGCGTCGATCACCGACAATTGGAAGCCGTCCGATCGCATCAACATCAGCCTTGGGCTGCGCTACGATCAGTTCCAGTTCAACGGATCTGATACGACCAACGGCGGTCTGGCCCGTCAGTTCTACTATGCGGCATGGAACCAGCAGTTCCCCACCGCGCAGCAGTTCAACGTGTCGGCTCAAACCTTTACCTATAACGAACTCGAGCCACGGTTTGGGATCACCTATACCGTCGATCCGCGCACGGTGTTGCGCGCAAGCTACGGGCGGTATGCCGAAGCGCCGAACAGCGCGTTCGAGCAGTACAACTTCCTGCAGTCGAGCGCGCCGATCAACCTGAAGAACTTCGTGCTCAACGGTATCGGCAATACGCCGGGTCACGGCGACGTGATCAAGCCGTCGGTCGCGAACAACTACGACTTCTCGTTCGAACACCAGTTCAAGGGCGATACGTCGATCAAGCTGACGCCATTCCTGCGCAAGACGCAGGATCAGATTCAGCAGTTCTACCTCGATCAGAAGACCAACTTCGTCTCCGGCGTCAACGTCGGCGCGCAGACGTCGCAAGGCTTCGAGTTCGAGCTCGACAAGGGTGACTTCTCGCGCAACGGCCTTGCCGCGAAGCTGTCCTTTGCGTACACGAACAGCTACATCACCTACAAGCGCCTCAAGAACGGCGTCGGCGTGATCGACGGCTTCAACACCGCGATCTCGGCCTACAACGGGTTCACCAAGGCGGGCGGCGGTGCGCCGTGCTACACGACGGCCGGCGCGGCGGACACCGCGTGCGCGGCGGGTTCGATCGCGAATCCGTACTACAATGCGCCGATCCAGCCGTTGATGGATGTCAACGGCAAGTACGCGACGTACGATACGTTCCCGGGCGGCGTGGGTGCGGGCGGGTACACCCAGTACGGCGCGCCCTACGTCGGGACGTTGCTCGTCCAGTACAAGCGCGGACCGTTGGCGATCACGCCGGCCCTCCAGTACACCGGCGGCGTGCGCTACGGCGTTCCGCTCTCGAACCAGGGTATCGACCCGACGAGTTGCGGAGCTGGTCTCGCCAGTTCCGTCGCCGGCGACCCGCGTTATCCCTACGGCGCCGTCGGCGGTTCACCGTTCGACGCGACCAACTGCGGCACGCTGGCGGCGATTCCGAACGTCTACACCGGACGCTTCGATAACGTCGGCGCGTTCGTGGCGCCGTCCAACCTGCTGCTCCACACGCAGATCACATACGACGTGAACAAGCGCGTGACGCTGGTGGGCAACTTCGCGAACATCCTGAACACCTGCTTCGGCGGTACGAAGGTTCCGTTCTCGGTGAACAAGGCGTGCGGCTACACCGCCACGTACGGCGCGGGCTCTGGCCCGGTGCCGTTCGGTAACGCGTACAATCCGGGGAACGCGCTTCAGCCGTTCCTGCGGACCCCGTACGATCCGACGTTCTCCGGGTTCCCGTTCAACATGTACTTCGAGGCGCGGATCAAGATCTAA